A DNA window from Sphingomonas changnyeongensis contains the following coding sequences:
- a CDS encoding DUF721 domain-containing protein has product MSGRKPRQDGGQQAGRGHEPARGGRPRAVAEMLPAIGRASFRRFGFVQHAVVSRWAEIVGPRYADVSAPESIRFPAGQRAGGALTLQVASAHAPMLQHVIPEIISRVNRFFGYPAIDRVMLRQGLTPRPRRTPAPAATAEPPVEIPVDLGDSLRAVGDPELRAVLEQLARGIATGEKLAVAGKVKA; this is encoded by the coding sequence ATGAGCGGTCGCAAGCCCAGACAGGATGGCGGACAGCAAGCCGGGCGGGGGCATGAACCCGCACGCGGCGGGCGTCCGCGCGCGGTGGCCGAAATGCTGCCCGCGATCGGCCGCGCGTCATTCCGCCGCTTCGGCTTTGTCCAGCACGCGGTCGTCAGCCGCTGGGCGGAGATTGTCGGGCCGCGCTATGCCGATGTCTCGGCCCCCGAATCGATCCGCTTTCCCGCCGGGCAGCGCGCGGGCGGGGCGCTGACGCTGCAGGTGGCAAGCGCCCATGCGCCGATGCTCCAGCACGTGATCCCCGAGATCATTTCGCGGGTGAACCGTTTCTTCGGCTATCCGGCGATCGACCGGGTGATGCTGCGCCAGGGACTGACGCCGCGCCCGCGCCGCACGCCGGCCCCGGCCGCCACTGCCGAACCGCCGGTCGAGATCCCCGTCGATCTGGGCGACAGCCTGCGCGCGGTCGGCGATCCCGAACTGCGCGCGGTCCTTGAACAGCTGGCGCGCGGCATCGCGACCGGCGAAAAGCTGGCCGTGGCCGGCAAGGTAAAGGCATGA
- a CDS encoding DsbA family protein: MTMVRFMALIGTALMVAAPTTAARTEAARTDWAGRVAVTPAGSYVRGNPDAPRKLVEYASYTCDHCAHFSAEAATPLARAIAGGKVSIEFRHALRDRLDLTAALLARCAGPARFFAASEAIFAEQKAWIDRTIAYEQAERAALEAASPVERIRMTARASGLTAIVARFGVSAERANACLADPAQQKTLIDQANEAWSERRIPGTPHFILNGTPVAANDWPGLAPL; this comes from the coding sequence ATGACGATGGTCCGTTTCATGGCGCTGATCGGCACGGCCCTGATGGTCGCCGCCCCCACCACTGCCGCCCGCACCGAGGCCGCCCGCACCGACTGGGCCGGGCGCGTCGCCGTCACCCCGGCAGGCAGCTATGTGCGCGGCAATCCCGACGCGCCGCGCAAGCTGGTCGAATATGCAAGCTACACCTGCGACCATTGCGCGCATTTCTCGGCCGAGGCGGCGACACCGCTTGCCCGCGCCATTGCCGGCGGCAAGGTCAGCATCGAGTTCCGCCACGCGCTGCGCGACCGGCTGGACCTGACCGCGGCCCTGCTCGCCCGCTGCGCCGGCCCGGCGCGCTTCTTTGCCGCGAGCGAGGCGATCTTTGCCGAGCAAAAGGCATGGATCGACCGCACCATTGCCTATGAACAGGCCGAGCGGGCGGCGCTTGAGGCCGCCAGCCCGGTCGAGCGCATCCGGATGACCGCCCGCGCATCGGGGCTGACCGCGATCGTCGCCCGCTTCGGCGTGTCGGCCGAACGCGCCAATGCCTGTCTGGCCGATCCGGCGCAGCAAAAGACGCTGATCGACCAGGCCAATGAGGCCTGGAGCGAAAGGCGGATTCCGGGCACGCCCCATTTCATCCTCAACGGGACGCCGGTTGCGGCCAATGACTGGCCGGGCCTCGCCCCCTTGTGA
- a CDS encoding thioredoxin domain-containing protein: MRFALMLGAAALALSACSQSADNGSAPANGTAAAPATGGAAIPPPAGKEWSDVVTALPEGGMRMGNPDAPVKLVEYLSLTCPHCAEFAREGFEKLRDQYVKKGTVSLEVRNYVRDPIDMTLTLVSRCGGPEPYFAMTEQALATQNEIFDRAQKADQAAVQALQSQAPAQQFQGLARLLGFDAFARQRGIAEARLDQCLADKAMTDQLIAMQKTANDELKIPGTPAFFLNGQLLEATGTWEQLEPKLKAAGA, translated from the coding sequence ATGCGTTTTGCCCTGATGCTCGGCGCGGCTGCGCTGGCGCTGTCTGCCTGCAGCCAGAGCGCCGATAACGGATCGGCCCCGGCAAATGGCACCGCCGCCGCCCCGGCGACCGGCGGCGCGGCGATCCCGCCGCCGGCCGGCAAGGAATGGAGCGATGTCGTCACCGCCCTCCCCGAAGGCGGGATGCGCATGGGCAATCCCGACGCGCCGGTGAAGCTGGTTGAATATCTGTCGCTCACCTGCCCGCACTGCGCCGAGTTTGCGCGCGAAGGCTTTGAAAAGCTGCGCGACCAATATGTGAAAAAGGGCACGGTCAGCCTTGAGGTGCGTAACTATGTGCGCGACCCGATCGACATGACGCTGACGCTCGTGTCGCGCTGCGGCGGGCCGGAGCCGTATTTCGCGATGACCGAACAGGCGCTGGCGACGCAGAACGAGATTTTCGACCGCGCGCAAAAGGCCGATCAGGCCGCCGTGCAGGCGCTCCAGTCCCAGGCCCCGGCCCAGCAGTTCCAGGGCCTCGCCCGGCTGCTCGGCTTCGACGCCTTTGCCCGCCAGCGCGGCATCGCCGAGGCGCGGCTGGACCAGTGCCTCGCCGACAAGGCGATGACCGACCAGCTGATCGCCATGCAGAAGACCGCCAATGACGAGCTGAAGATCCCGGGCACCCCGGCCTTCTTCCTCAATGGCCAGCTGCTCGAGGCGACCGGCACCTGGGAACAGCTGGAACCCAAGCTGAAGGCCGCCGGGGCCTGA
- a CDS encoding DJ-1/PfpI family protein: MTGPTIAFLLYPNVTQLDLTGPAQVLSRLPGARIELVAASLDPVATDSGFALLPSATFATAAQPDIVCVPGGFGITGAMEDEAALDWLIRAAPGAQWVTSVCVGSLMLGAAGLLTGYRATCHWASHDYLAAFGAIPVRERVVFDRNRVTGGGVTAGIDFAFALIARIAGDDHARFVQLALEYDPAPPFDAGTPERAAPDTVARYRALVDRTAPDRPQRYLAAAARLKARQPG; encoded by the coding sequence GTGACCGGCCCGACCATCGCCTTCCTGCTTTACCCCAATGTCACCCAGCTCGACCTGACCGGACCGGCGCAGGTGTTGTCGCGCCTGCCCGGGGCGCGGATCGAGCTGGTGGCCGCCTCACTGGACCCTGTGGCGACCGATTCGGGCTTTGCGCTGCTGCCCTCGGCAACATTTGCGACCGCCGCCCAGCCCGACATTGTCTGCGTGCCCGGCGGTTTCGGCATCACCGGCGCGATGGAGGATGAAGCGGCGCTCGACTGGCTGATCCGCGCCGCACCGGGCGCGCAATGGGTGACGAGCGTGTGCGTCGGATCGCTGATGCTGGGGGCCGCCGGGCTGCTGACCGGCTACCGCGCGACCTGCCACTGGGCGAGCCATGACTATCTGGCGGCGTTTGGCGCGATCCCGGTGCGCGAACGGGTGGTTTTCGACCGCAACCGCGTGACCGGCGGCGGCGTGACCGCGGGCATCGACTTTGCCTTTGCGCTGATTGCGCGCATCGCCGGCGACGATCATGCCCGATTCGTGCAGCTGGCGCTCGAATATGATCCGGCACCGCCCTTTGACGCCGGCACCCCCGAACGCGCCGCGCCCGATACCGTCGCCCGCTACCGCGCGCTCGTCGACCGGACGGCGCCCGACCGGCCGCAGCGTTATCTGGCGGCGGCGGCACGGCTGAAGGCCCGGCAGCCGGGCTGA
- a CDS encoding cold-shock protein: MGFDRGRRGQRGGRDKRDGFGDEGFDSFGDRGGFGDRGFGGGGGFGGGGGGFGGPRGGFGGGGGFGGGGGGFGGGGRGGMPAQVIGEGTGVVKFFNGQKGFGFIVRDDGGEDVFVHISAVERAGLTGLAEGQPLGFTLVDRGGRVSATDLKIEGEPLPVTDRGPPRDAAPRGAGGPQRQLTGEKASGTVKFFNAMKGFGFIQRDDGQPDAFVHISAVERAGMPGLNEGDRLEFELEVDRRGKYAAVNLTPLQS, translated from the coding sequence ATGGGTTTCGACAGAGGGCGGCGCGGTCAGCGCGGTGGCAGGGACAAGCGGGACGGTTTCGGCGACGAAGGCTTTGACAGCTTTGGCGACCGTGGCGGCTTTGGCGATCGCGGCTTCGGCGGCGGCGGCGGCTTTGGTGGTGGCGGCGGCGGCTTCGGCGGCCCGCGCGGCGGCTTTGGTGGCGGCGGCGGTTTTGGTGGCGGTGGTGGCGGCTTCGGCGGTGGCGGCCGGGGCGGCATGCCCGCCCAGGTGATCGGCGAAGGCACCGGCGTCGTGAAGTTCTTCAACGGCCAGAAGGGCTTCGGCTTCATCGTGCGCGACGATGGCGGCGAAGATGTGTTCGTGCACATCTCGGCGGTCGAACGCGCCGGCCTGACCGGCCTGGCCGAAGGTCAGCCGCTGGGCTTCACGCTGGTCGACCGTGGCGGGCGCGTCTCGGCGACCGACCTCAAGATTGAAGGCGAGCCGCTGCCCGTCACCGACCGCGGTCCCCCGCGCGACGCCGCGCCGCGCGGCGCCGGCGGGCCGCAGCGTCAGCTGACCGGCGAAAAGGCGAGCGGGACGGTCAAGTTCTTCAACGCCATGAAGGGCTTCGGCTTCATCCAGCGCGATGACGGCCAGCCCGATGCCTTTGTGCATATCTCGGCGGTCGAGCGTGCCGGCATGCCGGGCCTGAACGAAGGCGATCGGCTGGAGTTCGAACTGGAGGTTGATCGCCGTGGCAAATATGCTGCGGTCAATCTGACGCCGCTTCAGTCCTGA
- a CDS encoding ribonuclease D, with protein sequence MTVHFHEEDLPAGVLADGPIAVDTETMGLVTPRDRLCVVQISDGRGDEHLVRFGPGSDYAAPVLRAVLADPARLKLYHFARFDLAAIRHYLGVVAAPVYCTKTASRLVRTYTDRHGLKELVRELLGQDISKQQQSSDWGGPVLSEAQCDYAASDVRYLHALREELDRRLAREGRAELAQACFDFLPHRAALDLAGWPEIDIFAHV encoded by the coding sequence ATGACCGTTCATTTCCATGAAGAAGACCTGCCGGCCGGCGTGCTCGCCGACGGACCGATTGCCGTCGACACCGAGACCATGGGGCTGGTCACGCCCCGCGACCGGCTGTGCGTCGTCCAGATCAGCGACGGGCGCGGCGACGAACATCTGGTCCGCTTCGGGCCCGGCTCGGACTATGCGGCCCCGGTGTTGCGGGCGGTGCTCGCCGATCCGGCGCGGCTCAAGCTCTATCATTTCGCGCGGTTCGACCTGGCCGCGATCCGGCATTATCTGGGCGTCGTCGCCGCCCCGGTCTATTGCACCAAGACCGCATCGCGACTGGTGCGGACCTACACCGACAGGCACGGGCTGAAGGAGCTGGTGCGCGAGCTGCTGGGCCAGGACATTTCCAAGCAGCAGCAAAGCTCGGACTGGGGCGGCCCGGTGCTGAGCGAGGCGCAGTGCGACTATGCGGCGTCCGACGTGCGCTATCTTCACGCGCTGCGCGAGGAGCTTGACCGCCGGCTGGCGCGCGAGGGGCGGGCCGAGCTCGCTCAGGCCTGTTTCGATTTCCTGCCGCACCGCGCCGCGCTCGATCTGGCGGGCTGGCCGGAAATCGACATTTTCGCGCATGTCTGA
- a CDS encoding LPS export ABC transporter periplasmic protein LptC: MSEAADRSRDARRLWALPGSSHDRLVRLLQGGLPVLIGALVAVLSIAPLTDSNELSFVLDKNRVEVARERMRATEALYRGEDSKGQPFSLRAGSAVQATSREPIVRLSDLSARLLMRDGPAVLEAGRARYDMQKETVAVEGPVTFQSADGYRLATRDVDVDLKGRTIASRGAVDGRMPIGTFGAQRLSADLNARVVRLEGGARLRITQGKARGTR; encoded by the coding sequence GTGTCTGAGGCCGCCGACCGGTCGCGCGACGCGCGCCGCCTGTGGGCGCTGCCCGGCAGCAGCCATGACCGGCTGGTGCGACTGCTCCAGGGCGGGCTGCCGGTGCTGATCGGCGCGCTGGTCGCCGTGCTGTCCATTGCCCCGCTGACCGACAGCAACGAGCTGAGCTTCGTGCTCGACAAGAACCGGGTCGAGGTCGCGCGCGAACGGATGCGCGCCACCGAGGCACTCTACCGCGGCGAGGACAGCAAGGGTCAGCCCTTTTCGCTGCGCGCCGGATCGGCCGTGCAGGCCACCTCGCGCGAACCGATCGTGCGGCTGAGCGACCTGTCGGCGCGGCTGCTGATGCGCGACGGGCCGGCGGTGCTCGAGGCGGGGCGGGCGCGCTATGACATGCAGAAAGAAACGGTCGCCGTCGAAGGGCCGGTAACGTTCCAGTCGGCCGATGGCTACCGGCTGGCGACACGCGATGTCGATGTCGATCTGAAGGGCCGCACGATTGCCAGCCGGGGGGCGGTTGACGGGCGGATGCCGATCGGCACGTTCGGCGCGCAGCGGCTGAGCGCCGATCTGAACGCCCGCGTCGTGCGGCTGGAAGGCGGGGCGCGCTTGCGCATCACCCAGGGTAAGGCCAGAGGAACGCGATGA
- a CDS encoding LptA/OstA family protein — protein MTMFARIRAMPALAAMLALAGPAAAQALRGHNTAAPVDVEADRIEVQDRADRAVFAGNVRVRQGDLALDAARLTIAYDRQGGDGLQIERLDAAGGVTLRSPSETARGQYAIYDLNRRQITMVGGVTLNQGANVIRGGRLVIDLNSGRASMDGAAAPGTTTGRGGRVTGRFTVPQRQDGTGERR, from the coding sequence ATGACGATGTTTGCCCGTATCCGCGCGATGCCGGCGCTGGCGGCGATGCTGGCGCTGGCCGGCCCCGCCGCTGCCCAGGCGCTGCGCGGCCACAACACCGCTGCCCCGGTCGATGTCGAGGCCGACCGGATCGAGGTGCAGGACCGGGCCGACCGGGCGGTCTTTGCCGGCAATGTGCGCGTGCGCCAGGGCGACCTGGCGCTTGATGCCGCACGGCTGACCATTGCCTATGACCGTCAGGGCGGCGACGGGCTGCAGATCGAGCGGCTCGATGCCGCCGGGGGCGTCACCTTGCGCAGCCCGAGCGAGACGGCGCGCGGCCAATATGCAATCTACGATCTCAATCGGCGCCAGATCACCATGGTCGGCGGCGTCACGCTCAACCAGGGGGCGAACGTGATCCGGGGCGGACGGCTGGTGATAGACCTCAACAGCGGCCGGGCGAGCATGGACGGCGCCGCTGCACCCGGCACGACGACGGGCCGGGGCGGCCGCGTCACCGGCAGGTTCACCGTGCCGCAGCGGCAGGACGGCACCGGCGAGCGGCGCTGA
- the lptB gene encoding LPS export ABC transporter ATP-binding protein, whose product MTELVHPEADRPEAARSEAARPEAGPAQSADAAPAGGLAVVSIAKAYDRRTVLSDVSLSVARGEVVGLLGPNGAGKTTCFYSIMGLVKPDSGRILLDGQDITGLPMYRRAILGLGYLPQETSIFRGLSVEQNISAVLELAEPDKDARAARLETLLDEFGLARLRGSPAMALSGGERRRCEIARALAADPSIILLDEPFAGIDPISISDIRDLVKQLKQRGIGVLITDHNVRETLDIVDRACIIYDGRVLFAGSPEALVADANVRRLYLGEGFAL is encoded by the coding sequence ATGACCGAACTCGTCCATCCCGAAGCGGACCGGCCCGAAGCGGCCCGATCCGAAGCCGCCCGACCCGAAGCCGGCCCGGCGCAATCGGCGGATGCGGCCCCGGCGGGCGGGCTGGCGGTGGTGTCGATCGCCAAGGCCTATGACCGGCGCACCGTGCTGTCCGATGTGTCGCTGTCGGTCGCGCGCGGCGAGGTGGTCGGCCTGCTCGGCCCCAATGGCGCGGGCAAGACGACCTGCTTTTATTCGATCATGGGGCTGGTGAAGCCCGATTCGGGGCGCATCCTGCTCGACGGGCAGGACATTACCGGCCTGCCGATGTATCGCCGGGCGATCCTCGGGCTGGGCTATCTGCCGCAGGAAACCTCGATCTTTCGCGGGCTCAGCGTTGAACAGAATATCTCGGCCGTGCTCGAACTGGCCGAGCCGGATAAGGATGCCCGTGCCGCACGGCTTGAAACGCTGCTCGACGAATTCGGGCTGGCACGGCTGCGCGGATCGCCGGCCATGGCGCTGTCGGGCGGGGAAAGGCGGCGCTGCGAGATTGCGCGCGCGCTGGCGGCCGATCCGTCGATCATCCTGCTCGACGAGCCGTTTGCGGGCATCGACCCGATTTCGATCTCCGACATTCGCGATCTGGTCAAGCAGCTGAAACAGCGTGGCATCGGGGTGCTGATCACCGATCACAATGTGCGCGAGACGCTCGACATCGTCGACCGCGCCTGCATCATCTATGACGGCCGGGTGCTGTTCGCGGGCAGCCCCGAGGCGCTGGTCGCCGACGCCAATGTCCGCCGCCTGTATCTGGGCGAGGGCTTCGCGCTGTAG
- the rpoN gene encoding RNA polymerase factor sigma-54: MALSPRLDLRQSQSLVMTPQLQQAIKLLTLSNLEIESFIAGELERNPLLGTEEQGRSAAPGADGDGGADGEGEGDGWGEVWGDRDAPGDPVTADRLIAHGDGLADTPLDVDLVAETFHHDGPADAAPDHGGAGVAGDNSGDRTGGGTQDWEPSLGGGSDGGSAASADGPDFDSFAAPAASLGDHLLAQAGQCLSGPDLAIATHLIDLIDEAGYLRAALLDVAQRLGVPLATVERVLGVIHGFDPTGVGARSLAECLALQAREADRYDPAMARMIDNLDLLAAGKLAQLRRICGVDEEDLADMIRELRGYDPKPGLRFDGARVEAVSPDLFVTRRGDGWAIEINGATLPRLLVDRHYYAELCAGANKASRAWLGEQLQTANWLVKALDQRQRTIIKVATEIVRRQEGFFQKGVAHLRPLTLRQVAEAVGLHESTVSRVTSNKYLSCARGLFELKYFFTSAIQAADGGEAVSAEAVKTAIRTLIAAEQPDAILSDDTLVDMLRERGFDIARRTVAKYREAMGIGSSVQRRRQKALGMRAA, from the coding sequence ATGGCGCTCTCCCCTCGCCTCGACCTGCGCCAGTCGCAATCGCTGGTGATGACGCCCCAGCTCCAGCAGGCGATCAAGCTGCTGACGCTGTCCAATCTCGAGATCGAAAGCTTCATCGCCGGCGAGCTGGAACGCAACCCGCTGCTCGGCACCGAGGAACAGGGACGCAGCGCAGCACCCGGCGCGGACGGCGATGGCGGAGCCGATGGTGAGGGAGAAGGCGATGGCTGGGGCGAAGTCTGGGGCGACCGCGACGCGCCGGGCGATCCGGTCACCGCCGACCGGCTGATCGCACATGGCGACGGCCTTGCCGACACCCCGCTCGACGTCGATCTGGTGGCCGAGACCTTTCACCATGACGGTCCCGCCGATGCCGCGCCCGACCATGGCGGGGCAGGCGTGGCCGGGGACAATTCCGGCGACAGGACGGGCGGCGGCACGCAGGACTGGGAACCGTCGCTGGGCGGCGGATCGGACGGCGGGTCCGCCGCCAGCGCCGATGGGCCGGATTTCGACAGCTTTGCCGCGCCCGCCGCATCGCTTGGCGATCATCTGCTCGCCCAGGCCGGCCAGTGCCTGTCCGGCCCCGATCTGGCGATCGCCACCCATCTGATCGATCTGATCGACGAGGCCGGCTATCTGCGCGCCGCGCTGCTCGACGTGGCGCAGCGGCTGGGCGTGCCGCTGGCGACGGTCGAGCGGGTGCTGGGCGTCATCCACGGCTTCGACCCGACCGGGGTCGGCGCGCGCAGCCTGGCCGAATGTCTGGCGTTGCAGGCGCGCGAGGCCGACCGTTACGATCCGGCCATGGCGCGGATGATCGACAATCTCGACCTGCTCGCGGCCGGCAAGCTCGCCCAGCTCAGGCGCATCTGCGGCGTGGACGAGGAAGATCTGGCCGACATGATCCGCGAACTGCGCGGCTATGACCCGAAGCCGGGGCTGAGGTTCGACGGCGCGCGGGTGGAGGCGGTCAGCCCCGATCTGTTCGTCACCCGGCGCGGCGACGGCTGGGCGATCGAGATCAACGGCGCGACGCTGCCCCGGCTGCTCGTCGACCGGCATTATTATGCCGAGCTGTGCGCGGGTGCGAACAAGGCATCGCGGGCCTGGCTGGGCGAGCAGCTGCAAACCGCCAACTGGCTGGTCAAGGCGCTCGACCAGCGCCAGCGCACGATCATCAAGGTCGCGACCGAGATCGTGCGCCGCCAGGAGGGGTTTTTCCAGAAGGGCGTCGCCCATCTGCGCCCGCTGACGCTGCGTCAGGTCGCCGAGGCGGTCGGGCTGCACGAATCGACGGTCAGCCGCGTGACCTCCAACAAATATCTGAGCTGCGCGCGCGGACTGTTCGAGCTGAAATATTTCTTCACCAGTGCGATCCAGGCCGCCGATGGCGGCGAAGCGGTGTCGGCCGAGGCGGTCAAGACCGCGATCCGCACGCTGATCGCCGCCGAACAGCCGGATGCGATCCTGTCCGACGATACGCTGGTCGACATGCTGCGCGAACGCGGGTTCGACATCGCCAGGCGCACCGTCGCCAAATATCGCGAGGCGATGGGAATCGGATCATCCGTGCAGCGCCGGCGACAAAAGGCGCTTGGCATGCGCGCCGCCTGA
- a CDS encoding transferrin-binding protein-like solute binding protein, which translates to MTGTLSDAGSGVSLAYDAATGGYTIRDATGASTSFLPANREANTAPGRSDAVATVYAKSSGNRDDELILFNPGSGNTQLALTYVSYGAWQALTDNGATSTLATQYFVFGIRQSPTQPSTGSASYTTKPDGLWVTPNGVYSLSGTSSFTANFSAMTVSTQLNLTGTLATDSSTTRSLGTFNGTGTIAALGGGFTGSFTQSGTDAGGNTYSGGFTGAFFGPQGQEVGYSFRLTGTGGTAVGAVVGRGN; encoded by the coding sequence GTGACCGGCACGCTGTCCGATGCCGGCAGCGGCGTCAGCCTTGCCTATGACGCGGCGACCGGGGGCTATACGATCCGCGACGCGACCGGCGCGAGCACCAGCTTCCTGCCGGCGAACCGCGAGGCCAATACCGCGCCCGGCCGGTCGGATGCGGTCGCGACCGTCTATGCCAAGTCCAGCGGCAACCGCGACGACGAGCTGATCCTGTTCAACCCCGGCAGCGGCAACACCCAGCTGGCGCTGACCTATGTCAGCTATGGCGCATGGCAGGCGCTGACCGACAATGGCGCGACCTCGACGCTGGCGACCCAGTATTTCGTGTTCGGCATCCGCCAGTCGCCGACCCAGCCAAGCACCGGGTCAGCCAGCTACACGACCAAGCCCGACGGGCTGTGGGTGACGCCGAACGGCGTCTATTCGCTGTCCGGCACCAGCAGCTTCACCGCCAATTTCTCGGCGATGACGGTGTCGACCCAGCTGAACCTCACGGGAACGCTGGCCACCGACAGTTCGACGACGCGCAGCCTGGGCACGTTCAACGGCACCGGCACCATCGCGGCGCTGGGCGGGGGCTTTACCGGCAGCTTCACCCAATCGGGCACCGATGCCGGCGGCAACACCTATAGCGGCGGCTTTACCGGCGCATTTTTCGGCCCGCAGGGTCAGGAAGTCGGCTATAGCTTCCGCCTGACCGGCACCGGCGGGACGGCGGTGGGCGCCGTGGTCGGCCGGGGCAACTGA
- a CDS encoding tetratricopeptide repeat protein has protein sequence MAVAARRAMLLALTLLTLAVPALPAAAQSAAPPPAPASPGQTPCEQARVCASGLSAAQVFAVAEAQAAAGRIAAAETLLRGLTRDPNGDIRAEARFRLSVLAEARGDRAAAIAWLKELIDEKPGAPRPRLELARLLALAGDEAGARRELRRAGAAGLPEDVARVVDRFALALRSSRPIGGAFELALAPDSNINRATSLQSVDTVVAPLVLSPDARARSGIGVSLSGQGFARAALSDRIEWLSRVSARADLYGRSQFNDVVLTLATGPELRAGGTRLRPALVGTRRWFGGVRFSDAVGGSFNLLRPLDRTSQIEAELTLLDSRFPAIPAQDGVLADLNIAYDRAFSPRFSGRVGARITRQDAREAFLANRTVAFDLLASRAFGKQLLFLQAVGSRLQGDARDPLFGAVRRDTRVDLTAGLILRRFTLHGLAPLIRITRTSSSSTIPIFDFSRTRVEFALSREF, from the coding sequence ATGGCGGTCGCCGCGCGGCGCGCGATGCTGCTCGCCCTCACCTTGCTCACCCTCGCCGTGCCGGCCCTGCCAGCTGCTGCCCAGTCCGCCGCACCGCCGCCCGCCCCGGCTTCGCCGGGCCAGACGCCCTGCGAACAGGCGCGCGTCTGCGCCTCGGGGCTGAGCGCCGCACAGGTGTTCGCGGTGGCCGAGGCCCAGGCCGCAGCCGGCCGGATCGCGGCTGCCGAAACGCTGCTCCGCGGCCTGACCCGCGACCCGAATGGTGATATTCGCGCCGAAGCGCGCTTCCGCCTGTCGGTGCTGGCCGAGGCGCGCGGGGACCGGGCGGCGGCCATCGCCTGGCTCAAGGAGCTGATCGACGAAAAGCCCGGCGCGCCGCGCCCGCGGCTTGAACTGGCGCGGCTGCTCGCTCTCGCGGGCGACGAAGCAGGCGCGCGCCGCGAGCTGCGCCGCGCCGGGGCCGCCGGGCTGCCCGAAGATGTGGCGCGGGTCGTCGACCGGTTCGCGCTCGCGCTGCGGTCGAGCCGCCCGATCGGCGGGGCGTTCGAGCTGGCGCTCGCCCCGGATTCGAACATCAACCGCGCCACCAGCCTGCAAAGCGTCGATACGGTCGTCGCCCCGCTGGTGCTCAGCCCCGATGCGCGCGCGCGCTCGGGCATCGGCGTGTCGCTGTCGGGGCAGGGCTTTGCCCGCGCCGCCCTGTCGGACAGGATCGAATGGCTGAGCCGCGTGTCGGCGCGCGCGGATCTTTATGGCCGGTCTCAGTTCAACGATGTCGTGCTCACGCTCGCGACCGGGCCTGAGCTGCGCGCCGGCGGCACGCGGCTGCGCCCGGCACTGGTCGGCACCCGCCGCTGGTTCGGCGGCGTGCGCTTTTCCGATGCGGTCGGCGGATCGTTCAACCTGTTGCGCCCGCTCGACCGGACCAGCCAGATCGAGGCCGAGCTGACCCTGCTCGACAGCCGCTTTCCGGCGATTCCGGCGCAGGACGGGGTGCTCGCCGATCTCAACATCGCCTATGACCGCGCCTTCTCCCCGCGCTTCAGCGGGCGGGTGGGCGCGCGGATCACGCGGCAGGATGCCCGCGAAGCGTTCCTCGCCAACCGCACGGTGGCATTCGACCTGCTCGCCTCGCGCGCCTTTGGCAAACAGCTGCTGTTCCTGCAGGCGGTGGGCAGCCGGCTGCAGGGCGATGCCCGCGACCCGCTGTTCGGCGCGGTGCGGCGCGACACGCGGGTCGACCTGACCGCCGGGCTGATCCTGCGCCGCTTCACGCTGCACGGGCTCGCGCCGCTGATCCGCATCACCCGCACGTCGAGCAGCTCGACCATTCCGATCTTCGATTTCAGCCGCACCCGGGTCGAGTTCGCGCTGTCGCGCGAGTTCTGA
- a CDS encoding Lrp/AsnC family transcriptional regulator: MPELDPFDRKILRELQQDAGLSMAELAERVGLSTSPCWRRVQRLTEDGLIRRRVALLDRQALGLKAQIFAQVKLNSHGRANLEEFSAAIRDYPEVLECYVLMGTVDFLLKIVVEDVDAYERFFFDRLSRVPGVQEINSVVALSEIKATTALPV; encoded by the coding sequence ATGCCGGAGCTTGACCCGTTCGACCGCAAGATCCTGCGCGAGCTGCAACAGGATGCCGGCCTGTCGATGGCCGAGCTGGCCGAGCGTGTCGGCCTGTCCACCTCGCCCTGCTGGCGGCGTGTCCAGCGGCTGACCGAGGACGGGCTGATCCGCCGCCGCGTCGCGCTGCTCGACCGCCAGGCGCTGGGGCTGAAGGCGCAGATCTTTGCGCAGGTGAAGCTCAACTCGCACGGCCGCGCCAATCTGGAGGAGTTCAGCGCGGCGATCCGCGACTATCCCGAAGTGCTCGAATGCTATGTGCTGATGGGGACGGTCGATTTCCTGCTCAAGATCGTCGTCGAGGATGTCGATGCCTATGAACGCTTCTTTTTCGACCGGCTGAGCCGGGTGCCGGGAGTGCAGGAAATCAACTCGGTCGTCGCGCTGTCGGAGATCAAGGCGACGACCGCGCTGCCGGTGTGA